In Treponema primitia ZAS-2, a genomic segment contains:
- the trpB gene encoding tryptophan synthase subunit beta: MSNVQRSFQRKGRFGEYGGQYIPETLMNEIINLEKAYNHYKDDPDFVAELDGLLKNYAGRPSMLYYAEKMSADLGGAKIYLKREDMNHTGSHKINNVLGQALLAKRMGKTRIIAETGAGQHGVAAATAAALLGLECEIFMGKEDTDRQRLNVYRMELLGAKVNAVTSGTQTLKDAVNETMREWVGRVQDTHYVLGSVMGPHPFPTIVRDFQSVISKEARSQILEREGKLPAAVVACVGGGSNAIGMFYNFIPDATVKLIGCEAAGHGVDTPKHAATIAKGSVGIFHGMKSYFCQNDEGQIAPVYSISAGLDYPGIGPEHAHLHDTGRAQYVPVSDEAAVSAFEYLARTEGIICAIESAHALAHARILAPQIGKDENIIICLSGRGDKDVSAIAKYRGETINE, translated from the coding sequence ATGAGCAATGTGCAACGAAGTTTCCAGCGCAAAGGCAGATTCGGCGAATACGGCGGGCAGTACATTCCGGAAACCCTGATGAACGAGATCATCAACCTGGAAAAGGCCTACAATCACTACAAAGACGATCCCGACTTTGTAGCGGAACTGGATGGCCTGTTGAAAAACTATGCAGGGCGACCGTCCATGCTTTACTACGCAGAAAAGATGAGCGCCGATCTGGGGGGAGCAAAGATCTACCTGAAACGGGAAGATATGAACCACACCGGCTCCCACAAGATTAACAACGTTCTGGGCCAGGCCTTGTTGGCAAAGCGTATGGGCAAAACCCGGATCATCGCCGAAACCGGTGCGGGTCAGCATGGGGTTGCTGCTGCTACTGCGGCCGCCCTCCTGGGCCTGGAGTGTGAAATTTTCATGGGCAAGGAAGACACCGATAGGCAGCGGCTTAATGTGTACCGCATGGAACTTCTGGGCGCCAAGGTAAATGCCGTCACCTCGGGTACACAAACCCTGAAGGATGCGGTGAACGAAACCATGCGTGAATGGGTCGGCAGGGTACAGGACACCCACTATGTGCTGGGCTCCGTCATGGGGCCCCATCCCTTTCCTACTATAGTGCGGGACTTCCAAAGCGTTATCAGCAAAGAAGCCCGGTCGCAGATTCTTGAACGAGAAGGAAAGCTTCCCGCAGCGGTTGTTGCCTGTGTGGGTGGCGGGAGTAACGCTATCGGTATGTTCTATAACTTTATTCCCGATGCAACAGTAAAACTAATAGGTTGCGAAGCTGCAGGACATGGGGTGGATACCCCAAAACACGCGGCCACCATAGCCAAGGGGAGTGTAGGAATATTCCACGGCATGAAGTCCTACTTCTGCCAGAATGATGAGGGGCAGATAGCCCCGGTCTATTCGATTTCCGCAGGGCTGGACTATCCGGGGATAGGCCCGGAACACGCCCATCTTCACGACACAGGCCGTGCCCAGTACGTGCCGGTCAGCGACGAAGCGGCTGTGTCCGCCTTTGAGTACCTGGCCCGTACTGAAGGGATCATCTGCGCCATAGAGAGCGCCCACGCCCTGGCCCACGCAAGGATATTGGCGCCCCAAATCGGTAAGGACGAGAACATCATCATCTGCCTCTCTGGCCGGGGGGACAAGGACGTTTCGGCAATAGCAAAATATCGCGGGGAGACTATCAATGAGTAA
- a CDS encoding phosphoribosylanthranilate isomerase, with the protein MKIKICGLFREADIDFANEARPDYIGFVFAKSKRQVSLEQASQLRARLRDDIVPVGVFVNAPVEEIAALYQAGVIDIVQLHGGEDREYIAALRGELRCKSRKQTAGVRAGFGPIPVIKALRIDGAAAFTQSAGNPATDGRVPRLATDGGSRQDAAVNPGAGSADYLLLDQGSGGTGTAFDWTVLGDGAFRESLGAPFFLAGGINEYNIEEAVRYGPFGIDVSSGAETDGVKDRDKMIRLVKIVRNHI; encoded by the coding sequence ATGAAGATAAAAATATGCGGCCTTTTTCGGGAAGCTGACATTGATTTTGCCAATGAGGCTCGGCCCGATTACATAGGTTTTGTGTTTGCCAAAAGTAAACGCCAGGTTTCCCTGGAACAGGCTTCACAACTGAGGGCACGATTGAGGGACGATATTGTACCAGTTGGGGTGTTTGTGAATGCTCCGGTTGAGGAAATTGCCGCCCTGTACCAGGCCGGGGTGATCGATATCGTCCAGCTCCATGGGGGCGAGGATCGGGAGTACATCGCAGCGCTGCGCGGGGAACTCCGTTGCAAGTCGCGGAAGCAGACTGCCGGTGTCAGGGCCGGTTTTGGGCCAATCCCGGTGATTAAAGCCCTGCGAATAGACGGCGCTGCGGCTTTTACCCAGTCGGCGGGTAATCCTGCTACGGACGGCAGGGTCCCGAGGCTCGCCACGGATGGCGGATCTAGGCAAGACGCAGCCGTGAATCCCGGTGCTGGCAGCGCAGACTACCTACTCCTGGACCAGGGTTCTGGGGGCACCGGCACGGCCTTTGACTGGACCGTGCTTGGTGACGGTGCTTTCCGGGAGAGCCTGGGCGCGCCCTTCTTCCTTGCGGGGGGCATTAATGAGTATAATATAGAAGAAGCCGTCAGGTATGGGCCGTTTGGGATCGATGTTTCCAGCGGCGCGGAAACCGATGGGGTGAAGGACCGGGACAAGATGATCCGGTTGGTAAAAATTGTGAGGAACCATATATGA
- the trpC gene encoding indole-3-glycerol phosphate synthase TrpC encodes MILDEIAAHTRLRVEKAKVARSLEQVRDAALTRTAIFRTSATGAGPESSARSAAVSALSPSANPAFEQALSVPGLSFICEVKKASPSKGLIAGEFPYLEIARDYEAAGAAAVSVLTEPEYFLGRDEYLREIATAVQIPALRKDFVIDPYQIYEAKLLGASAVLLICALLDTKTLGEYIAIADTVGLSALIETHAEDELRSALDAGARIVGINNRDLKTFQVDLSVTGRLCKLIPKDILTVSESGIRGPEDIRTLTKEQQIDAVLIGETLMRAADKKGYLKELRDAAAETKPVSKDRQ; translated from the coding sequence ATGATCCTCGACGAAATCGCCGCCCATACCCGGCTTCGGGTGGAAAAGGCCAAGGTCGCGCGTTCCCTCGAACAGGTGCGGGATGCGGCTCTGACCCGGACGGCGATCTTCCGAACATCTGCTACCGGCGCCGGTCCGGAAAGTTCCGCCCGGTCCGCTGCGGTTTCTGCGCTGTCTCCTTCCGCGAACCCCGCCTTTGAGCAGGCCCTGTCTGTACCGGGGCTTTCATTTATCTGTGAGGTCAAAAAGGCCTCCCCCTCCAAGGGACTTATCGCCGGAGAGTTTCCCTACCTGGAAATCGCTCGGGATTACGAGGCCGCCGGAGCTGCAGCAGTTTCGGTGCTCACCGAGCCGGAATATTTTTTAGGCAGGGATGAATACCTCCGGGAGATAGCCACCGCAGTACAGATTCCTGCTTTGCGGAAAGATTTTGTCATTGATCCTTATCAGATATACGAGGCAAAACTTCTGGGAGCTTCCGCAGTATTGCTAATCTGTGCTCTCCTGGACACGAAAACTCTCGGTGAGTATATTGCCATAGCAGATACAGTGGGCCTTTCCGCTCTGATAGAGACCCATGCTGAAGATGAACTAAGATCCGCCCTGGATGCTGGGGCCCGGATCGTCGGGATAAACAACCGGGACCTTAAAACCTTCCAGGTGGATCTTTCCGTCACCGGCCGTCTCTGCAAACTCATCCCCAAGGATATACTCACGGTTTCTGAAAGCGGTATCCGGGGACCTGAGGATATACGGACCCTGACAAAGGAACAGCAAATCGACGCGGTACTCATCGGGGAAACCCTGATGCGTGCAGCGGACAAAAAGGGGTATCTAAAGGAACTCCGGGATGCTGCTGCGGAGACGAAACCGGTTTCAAAGGATAGGCAATGA